The Haliotis asinina isolate JCU_RB_2024 chromosome 16, JCU_Hal_asi_v2, whole genome shotgun sequence DNA segment TTGTTTCAAGTTGTATTTCGCCCTCAACTTTCGCCATTTATAGTAAGTGGCACCATACAGCAAATATCGCAATATAAGGAAAACGtttaaaggaaattgaactACATCTGGTCGGGGAGGGGATGGACAACGAAATGAGGCTTTTACTACCGCTTCTATGGATTTATTAAACTGAGCTTCATGTTTGGGTCTGTTGTTTCTCATTTATTGCTGGCGGAGTAGAGGAAACAGCGGTTAATGCAAATGATTCATATGCACACGATACAGTAACGTTAAACATCTTTTAGCTAAATTAAACGTTTTTCCGTAGAACGACAAGTTTTCGAATATTGAATAAGAAAATGCCTGAGACATTGTTTACTTGGACGGAATATTAATTCCGATGTATTAGGTCATTAACATTCTTCTCATTGCCGACATTTGCCTGGATCTAGTTCCACAGATCGATCTCACTGATATGGAATGTGTTTGGACAGTTTGGAGTTTTTGGACAGTGTTTGAATTTGAAAGGATGTCTTCGGTATTTACTGCGAGTCTTTTTCAGCTGTTAAATTTTTATTACGTTGTCGTAACATTGCATGATAAACTTGACAATACATATCTGCTGGAATAAATAATTGAAAAagacacatatttcaaaagtaTAAAACATTAACTTTTTAAAACGTTTTTGCTGAGTACGACAAGTCgtaacgctttgtggatcgggtcCCCTGATCTATTAATCTGTCAGATGATTGTGACGTAATAGTAACTAATGACGTCACAGTGGATTACAGATCGTGGTGATGCAATCtcaagatctggattagaactgattttcaggaATCCATGTTAATCCagggacgactaacgggatcgggtggtcaggttcgctgacttggatgacacatgtcattgtatcccagttgcgtagatcgatgctcatgctgttgatcactgaaatgtcTGATCTatgatcgattatttacagaccgccgccatataggtggaatattgctgagtgcggtgtaaatctaaattcactcacaaGATTTTCTAGCCTTTTAGTATCCTCGATGACGATTCTGCCTGAGAATATTGATGTCGTGTAAGTAAGTTTAAACAACAACTACTTAAGCAGCACCTGAATCCAAGGGTAATTTCTTAAACTGTGGTCCAAACAGGCGGTCATACCGTATCTTACTATAACTTGAAAAACACGAAAAGCCATATGTCGCATGTCCACGGGCTAGGAAGGCGCCAAGCATACACATTGGGATGTAAATTTGATATTTGCAGTGAGTGTCTGTGCACGTTTCAGGTTTGTGAAGTAATTAATAGGACGGCAGAACTTACAATGGAGTTTTGTTGACATTACATGACGTAGaatttaagaaaatacacaatcGTAAGTTACTGGCATACATGGCGTCGGGATGCCTGTCGCAACATTAGCAACACGTTGTTAGTCAGCTTGTGGGAAACACGAGAAGGAAAGGATCGTCCAAGACCTGACCTGGACGATAGACGACAGAGATTttcgccgcctttagcaatattctagcactaTCACGGAGGGGACACCATTCGCTGCACTCAAGAGgagagtcgaacccgggtcttcggcgggGCAAGCGAACACGTCaacgactaggctaccccaacctCTCCTGATCGTGTTGTGTGGCAAGAAATGTGATATCGACAAAATAAAAAGTGATTGAATAGCATTCTTTTATTAGCAAAAGGTACAAATATTGTCAACGCCTTTTAGGATTCTGATGTTGTCGCTCTATTTTCCAGGACCTGTaatttcaaaacattggaaTTTATTACTGTACACAGTTAACTATTATATAACACTTAGGAATAGGGAGTGGGTGaatttgcactcagcaatattccagcgatatggcatcggtctgtaaatactcgagtctggaccagacaatccagtgatcaacagcatgagcatcgatctgcgatgtgtcaaccaagtctgaccactcgattctTATAGTCTTCTCTTacgacatgtcatcatgtcttccctgaacacacacacacacacacgcacacacacagacagacagacagacagacagacagacagacagacagacagacagacagacacacacacacacacacacacacacacacacacacacacacacacgtggtCCCAGGCGCCGATTATATAGAGTTGTGCCACTTTCTAGTCGATGTCAGAGTGAATATGTTACTTCAGTAACTTTGGAAAAGATAATTAATGACTTAAACGAAATTTATCAACAGCGTAATTTTGTTCCATTTTTACACGCCCATACACGACGTATGAACAGTATAACCACGTCTACAGGCGATCCTCACATGGTCCAGTCCAGTACCGAACACAGCAACTCTCGTTGGGTTGGTTacagtctgtgacgtcattcACGGTGTAACCCTGGCAACCATACTGGTTACTCTGGCATTTCCCACAGGCAGAGGCACACGTCTTCGGTTCTGTCGACAGAAGATTAGAAAATTAAAACCATTTGCAAGTTAGTCTTATAAAAtctatgaaatatttgttagggcattgtcgcgttgtcgccctttaACAATGCATACAAGACGTGAGATCGTGACGCATACACTTGAAAAATACCCCAACAAATCCACAGAGTTTCAGTCGAAGGAAATTGAAAGTGTTTATTAAATATGCATATCTAATGTGATTCATACAAGGATGACAACTAGCATTGTTCCGTGTTCTGGAGACAGCAGAAAGAGTCGTTGTCCAAGACATGAATGTCCAATAAGGTGACTTTACTGTCGGTGCTTTCTGTGACCAATGTGTGCTGTTGTCATTGCTCCACACATTGGTACAGGCTGAATTATCCTACGTATTTTCCCTTCTGTGGAATTTTCCCTCCTGTGGAATTTTCCCTCCGTGATTGTGACTTTAACTGGTTATGGTGTGTTTATACCTCAGATGGGGTTGGTATGTGATTGGTTGGGTTTGGTGAGACGGGGATGGGTGAGATAGAGTTGGGTGAGGAGGAACTTGGTGAGATGGGGTTTGGTGAGGCGGGGATAAGTGAGATTGGGTTGTGTTAAGCTTGAGTTGTGAGACTGGGTTGGGTGAGGCCGATCTCGGGTTGAAATGAGGCAGATACTCCGATCGAAATAAACCTTGCGAGGTGTTCTGCTGAACGTTAAACATGCAGTTTGGGACATTCCTGATGCAGGTCGTCCTGTGACGATGTTGCGACTGGCAATATTCAGTGGTTGCACTTTCCTACTTTCAGTCACTCGACAAATTGACTGACATTTTGACCTTTTACAGTCCTTCTAACTGCACGTGATTGTCACAACTTGCACGTATCGTCTGTTCTTGACATCCTGTCCATTTGTTAAAAAATGCTCACGAAAGCTACGAATATTCAAAACGTTTACACCTGTTAACCGGTTTGTGACCAATGTCATTCAATCACAAACGCTGCTGTTTCTTGATTGTTTCTTGAGTAAACAAAATCAAGAGTGTTATCACCTCCCCTGCGTTTCTTGTTTTGATGAGTGTATGACATGGGATAATTTAACAAATACAAACTAAAAAATAGAgactgcaccagacaatccagtgatcgacagcatgagcatcactcAATGCAGTTTGGCTACGATAACAAgtgccaaccaagtcaccgagacTGATCATTCGACcctggcaaacatgggttgctgacgattAAGTCCAACCCGTGTTCGCCCCGATGAGTTCGGTTACAGTCAACTGATATCACAGATGGATCAGGACGccgatccacaaagcatttCGACCTGTCGTAATTCTATAGTTCATTTTAATGTTACAAAagctacgaacgttttgtggATCCTGCCACTTTATCTATACTGTTATTATACTGTTTACATTATACAGTTTCGGTAAAATGATTTTCAACGATAACATATATGTGCATTCTCTTCAGTAAGATCGTCTTAATATGGATCACCAATAAATGATTCCAATATGCAAACGTACGTTTCGGGGTTGTTTTGGGTTCAGGTGTGGTCTTTGGGTCTGGCTCGCAACACCATTCGTTGGCCGCACATCCGGGAGTGGCATACTTCAGCAGACCGTCACAGCGGATGCCGGACGGGACGGGAACCTTGCAAGTACCGCCCATGTCTTGACATGTCGCTACAAGCACACCATACCTTATATGATATTTGTCAACAATAATAGTGAGATTCGCAAGCTGTTTGACTTAGTGGTAGTCGCAAACGGTCTTTTCGACTGGAAACCTCATAAACAAACTTCTTTGaatttgtaaaataaatatttcattgccCTTCTACGGCAGGTAGCCGACACTACGGtaacaaacagaatattatgtTTAGTGTAGTACACATAGTATGATATgggcacgaatataatattctgtttatttataaacattaattcattcattcatttaatttATTACCTTTAGAGGGagaaaatatcggggttcataatTTGTAAAATTTAGGATTTTACATGCGGCGACGGCAGGTAGCCAGcctgtgtttgaaagtagactttgggtttattttcctcaatgtGACAACCTAATAAACAGCAGAATATTATATCTTAGTATGACATGgacactcatataatatcctctacATTTTTCGTCATCCTCGTGACCTGATATAGAACTGAATCTTTCTAGGCTTGCATTTTTCTTTGGGGTCGTTTCGTGTTTTCTTACACAGTTGCTGTTTTGCACGTTTTCGTTTGTCAGAGGAAAATACAATGACTTGACGACACGAAGTACATGCAACAACATACTTTTTATGGTTACCAAAGCAGTTTCCTTCAACCCACTTAAACATTGGCCTCAAGCAACACTTCAAGTTATATGCGGACGACATTTAAAACAATGGAAAATTTTTCCGAAAGGCAAAGAAAAACCATCAAAAGCAAGATGactgcattctcttcccacagaggttacttgtcatatcttcctacgaacctctgttctaatacggccatatttcgcggttctcataaaatccccttgcggcaaaaaatggcaacagatttatctcccttttttctgtccaatcagaacacgtgttacatcgacttagattcaacttgacaaatgcaaacaatatggagaaacaaaaatgacatgtctagaagaaacatttgagtatcgcgcgtTGGAAGTTCtggttttcacgatgcatccggaaattaccgagatctttcgaacgatcacttttgaaacaaggtcgctgattgcactactaaatctgattgcctccaagcacgagtcttgaacactcgcaccttgaaagggtcgtattagaacagaggttacgtaggaagatgtgagaAGTAACCACTGGGGGAGGAGAATGGATGACTGAAGCAGCTTCATTTATTGACTTGTGGCATCTGTTCCCAGTTTTGTCACGAGTTCAGACTTGGCCTTGCAAGTTAATGTGGGGGTTTGAGACGCCGCCCCCTTTGCGAACATGACAGTCCCTTATCATAGTGACGCACAAACATGCTCATGACACAATCAGAATTTGGTAATCGACTCTTGaatatggaaatggttttgtcgcTTTGATCTAGATCAATATCTCCGCTAAGGCCATGCAAGCTTGTAACACCTCAATGTGGAGGTCACATAAGCATTATCGTCATATGGATACTATTTTGTGTGCACATTGTCTTTCAGTATTGACAAAAGAGAATGAAAAAAAGACACCCGCCTAGTTAAAAccaacaaaataacaacaacaaaacaccaccctccaaaaagaaataaacaaaccaaaacaaataacaaacgaAGAAATCAACAAACCGCCTCCTCAAAACAACTTACTAACGCCATCACGAAGAATAAAATAAGAATGAATATAAacccacaaacacaaaaaaccccaaacaatcccacaacaataacaacaaaaacagacGCATTTTTATTTACACCAAGATTTTATTTACTTGCACAGTGGCGGCTCGACTGGTCACGGTCTGCTTCATGGTGAGGGAGGACCTATTGTGAGAAAGAAACATGGATGAACAGCATGACACAACAACACAGGACAACGTGACACCAACATGTATTAATAAAACTATCCTTGACTAGAAAGGACCTCCACAGTGTTTCATTAATTTTGTCATTACGcacattacattacatgaaaCCCTCGAGAGCCGTGCTAAAAATTTACTACGAAAACCAAGCGTTATTATGAGGATGATTTTTGGATTCGACTTTAGGACCAGTGGTTCAACCTGACGAAATTTCATTAATTTGTGAAATTAGGCTTAGCAAGACATCTGGGCCTTGACGTTCGAAGGTCTTTTATCGCTATGATAGCTGcaacttaatgttaatgtatggcacttacaactgtCTTAACGCTTCGAAAGAGAACTTGGATAATCTACACGCTGGACATTTGTAATCTAATTGCAATTTGTAATGACAGTAAAGCTACATGGATCATAATTCTTACAAGGACCAATCCAAGCTTGAACACAACAGAACTCGGTAGGTCCGTTGCAGTCACTGGCGGGAACCTTGATCCCCGCACAGAAGGGCGTGGTCCTTGTAGTCCTACAACTGCCGCAGGAGGCAGCACAAGTTTTCACTGTCGCTGACAATACAACTGTATATGTAATACCTATAACGCTTAGTATGTTTCGTGTACAAAATCAGAGAAATATACAAGAATACAAATATCATTCGGATCAATCTTTGACAACATAATCTTAAAGTAGTGATTGAAAATACGTGTTCTTTCTTTATAACTAACAAATGATGAATGGGACAAGGCAATGATCGAAACAACTGGAACAAAGTGTCGATCCTCTGATCCCGTTGAATATAACTAAGCAAAGCGTATTCGGGGACTATCCATGGCTGACGTATGCTTGCATGCTGCTGTCAAGAATGGAACACAGATGACAACTGATATTATTACGTGACAATATATGGCAGTTGCTTGGTAACGATTGTCGTGATGGTGACGAAAACATGACACTAATGCACAAATAGCAGTTGCATAGAAATTGTTGTCATGACAAAACACTACACTACTGCACTATTACCAGTTGCTTGGTAACTGTTGTCATGACAAAACAGACTCTAACACATAAATAGGAGTTGCttggtcagcaatatttcaactttttggccacagactgtaaataatagaggctgcacaaggcaatccagtgatcgacaacatgagcatcgatctacgcagtttggctacgataacatgtgtcaaccaagtcatcgagcctgataATTTAACCCTGTTAGTCGCTTCtagacaaacatgggtttctgGTGATATTTGTCAGCAATAATATAATGAATTCGCAAGCTGTTTCAGTTAGTGGTAGTCGCAAACGATTTCTTCGATTGGAAACCTCATAAAAAAACTTCTTTGAATTTggaaaaaatatttcctgttaCCTGTTGTCATGATGGGGACAAAACATTGCACTAATGCACAAACAGGAATTGCTTGGTAACGGTTGTCATAACAAAACATGGCACTAATGTACAAATAGGAATTGCTTGGTAACGGTTGTCATAACAAAACATGGCACTAATGCACAAACAGGAATTGCTTGGTAACGGTTGTCATAACAAAACATGGCACTAATGCACAAATAGGAATTGCTTGGTAACGGTTGTCATAACAAAACATGGCACTAATGCACAAACAGGAATTGCTTGGTAACGGTTGTCATAACAAAACATGGCACAAATGCACAAACAGAAATTGATTGGTAACTGTTGTCATTATGGGGCCAAAATATAGCAGTAGCACACAAACTGCAAGTAGATGCACCATGTTTATTATCATGCATATCATataaatgtatcatacaaatcatttGCTGACATGGTTTCAATCAAATAGTGTCCCTGGGGTATATCACACAAAGAAAAGCAAATCGTTTGTCACACTATTTCAATCATATACGTAACGTGTTTGTATCCCACTCCAGTGCAACCTTTTCTTCAGCTGTGTCAGATCTGGAAGGTACTGTGATGGAATTGGAGGCAAATCGCTATCCTCCTGAACGTCCCACGACGTCATTTTGACGCAACGACAATCGTACGTCGTTCTTGGTGATGACCATGACTTCATCTTCTTTTAATTAGCCGAG contains these protein-coding regions:
- the LOC137267819 gene encoding uncharacterized protein — encoded protein: MARFSAVLFIAMVLVIVQSSSAEETCQSLGGTCKGPLWSEVKCDGQKRFPMAGCGSSVCCLPPKPATCQDMGGTCKVPVPSGIRCDGLLKYATPGCAANEWCCEPDPKTTPEPKTTPKQPKTCASACGKCQSNQYGCQGYTVNDVTDCNQPNESCCVRYWTGPCEDRL